One stretch of Rhodoferax lithotrophicus DNA includes these proteins:
- a CDS encoding ABC transporter substrate-binding protein, with amino-acid sequence MSTKQSSIANIHGRRTFLQTTGAVGLAASLGVLAGEAFSQQSKAPTKLKVAWAQGAACHSPLAFAQHTGIFAKHGLDVELIDFQGSSEQLLEAIATGKADAGLGLLLQWLKPLEQGFDVKLVAGTHAGCMRLLASPTAGIQRVEDLRGKTVAVSDLASPARDAFIVTLAKAGIDPEKEVNWKVFPGDLLGLAVQKGEAQALAHLDPDTYRFIKQNKLVEIANTQSGVYADRTCCVVGASGKLLKNNIAAARSLVRAVLEVHEATAKNPTAVAQDYFKNFKPGVSVPELVEMLSALPYTHHPIGEPLKAELVKSIDDLKLVKVFKPSLDSSKLAAKISANILV; translated from the coding sequence ATGAGCACAAAGCAATCTTCCATCGCCAACATTCACGGTCGCCGCACTTTTTTGCAGACCACCGGTGCGGTGGGTCTGGCCGCCAGTCTGGGTGTGTTGGCGGGTGAAGCCTTTAGTCAACAGAGCAAGGCTCCCACCAAATTGAAAGTTGCCTGGGCGCAAGGTGCGGCCTGCCATTCGCCTCTGGCGTTTGCACAGCACACCGGCATTTTTGCCAAGCACGGACTCGACGTGGAGTTGATTGACTTTCAAGGTTCATCGGAGCAACTGCTGGAAGCCATAGCCACTGGCAAGGCCGATGCCGGTTTGGGTTTACTGCTGCAATGGCTCAAGCCTTTGGAGCAGGGGTTTGATGTCAAGCTGGTGGCGGGAACCCACGCAGGGTGCATGCGTTTGCTGGCTTCCCCCACGGCGGGAATCCAACGTGTGGAAGACTTGCGCGGAAAAACAGTGGCCGTGTCCGACTTGGCCAGCCCCGCACGTGATGCCTTTATTGTGACGTTGGCCAAGGCGGGCATTGACCCGGAGAAAGAGGTCAACTGGAAAGTGTTTCCAGGTGACTTGCTGGGGTTGGCCGTGCAAAAAGGTGAAGCTCAGGCGCTGGCGCACCTGGACCCGGACACCTACCGCTTCATCAAGCAAAACAAGCTGGTTGAGATTGCCAACACCCAAAGCGGTGTTTATGCGGATCGCACCTGTTGTGTGGTTGGAGCCAGTGGCAAATTGCTCAAGAACAACATTGCTGCTGCACGCTCACTGGTACGCGCTGTGCTGGAAGTGCATGAAGCCACCGCCAAGAACCCGACCGCTGTGGCGCAAGACTATTTCAAAAACTTCAAACCAGGTGTTTCAGTACCCGAATTGGTAGAAATGCTCAGCGCCTTGCCCTACACGCACCACCCGATTGGCGAACCGTTGAAGGCAGAGTTGGTGAAGTCGATTGACGATCTGAAGCTGGTCAAAGTGTTCAAGCCATCACTTGACTCCAGCAAGTTGGCCGCAAAAATTTCAGCCAACATTCTGGTCTGA
- a CDS encoding O-acetylhomoserine aminocarboxypropyltransferase/cysteine synthase family protein encodes MSFKFETLAVHGGYTPDPTTKAVAVPIYQTSSYAFDNTQHGADLFDLKVPDGHIYTRVQNPTQDVLERRVTELEGGVGALALASGQSATTFSILTLAEAGDNIIAATTLYGGTYTLFAHVLPKLGIGVQFANASEPETFEPLINAKTKAIYAESIGNPLGNITDIAKLAEIAHRHGIPLIIDNTVPSPYLLRPFEHGADIVVHSLTKYLGGHGNSIGGIIVDSGKFPWTKYKERFPQFSEPDASYHGVVFSEALEQAAFIGRARLVPLRNIGAAISPFNVFLILQGIETLALRLDRITDNAIKVARHLQAHPKVTWVNYAGLPEHKDHALALKYLGGKPSGILTFGIQGGLEAGARFQDALKLFTRLVNIGDAKSLACHPATTTHRQLSVEEQAKAGVGPDTVRLSIGIEHIDDLLADLDQALAAA; translated from the coding sequence ATGAGCTTCAAATTTGAAACCCTGGCCGTACATGGCGGTTACACCCCTGACCCCACAACCAAAGCCGTGGCGGTCCCGATTTACCAAACCAGTTCCTACGCGTTTGACAACACCCAGCATGGCGCGGACCTGTTTGACCTGAAGGTTCCCGATGGTCACATTTACACCCGCGTTCAAAACCCGACCCAAGATGTGCTGGAGCGCCGTGTCACCGAACTCGAAGGCGGCGTGGGTGCACTGGCGCTGGCCTCAGGCCAATCAGCCACCACTTTTTCGATACTGACACTGGCGGAAGCGGGCGACAACATCATTGCCGCCACCACCTTGTATGGCGGCACCTACACGCTGTTTGCCCATGTGTTGCCCAAGCTCGGCATTGGCGTGCAATTTGCCAACGCCAGCGAGCCTGAAACCTTTGAGCCACTGATCAACGCCAAGACCAAGGCCATTTATGCCGAATCCATCGGCAACCCGCTGGGCAACATCACCGACATTGCCAAGCTGGCCGAGATTGCCCACCGCCACGGCATTCCGCTGATCATTGACAACACCGTTCCCTCGCCCTACCTGCTGCGACCGTTTGAGCACGGGGCTGACATCGTGGTGCATTCACTCACCAAATACCTGGGAGGCCACGGCAACAGCATTGGCGGCATCATCGTGGATTCGGGCAAGTTTCCCTGGACAAAATACAAGGAACGCTTTCCGCAATTTTCAGAACCGGATGCCAGCTACCACGGTGTGGTGTTCAGCGAGGCACTGGAACAAGCGGCTTTTATTGGCCGTGCGCGGCTGGTGCCCCTGCGCAACATTGGCGCAGCCATTTCCCCCTTCAACGTGTTCCTGATCCTGCAGGGGATTGAAACGCTGGCATTGCGGCTGGATCGCATCACCGACAACGCCATCAAGGTGGCACGCCATCTGCAAGCCCACCCCAAAGTCACCTGGGTCAACTACGCAGGCTTGCCCGAGCACAAGGATCATGCCCTGGCACTGAAATACCTGGGCGGAAAACCTTCGGGCATTTTGACTTTTGGTATTCAGGGCGGATTGGAAGCCGGGGCACGTTTTCAGGATGCGCTGAAACTCTTCACCCGACTGGTCAACATTGGGGATGCCAAGTCGCTGGCTTGCCATCCGGCCACCACCACACACCGTCAACTCAGTGTGGAAGAACAGGCCAAAGCCGGTGTCGGCCCTGACACCGTGCGCCTGTCCATCGGCATTGAACACATTGACGACTTGCTGGCCGACCTGGATCAGGCACTGGCAGCGGCTTAA
- a CDS encoding YeeE/YedE family protein, with amino-acid sequence MTFSLSLFPLGWQHYLLGGLLIGAGTGLLFVLTGRIGGMSTVFSSSWSYVVQRPFFQQARFTDSRGWRLVYASGLILGALVWRLGFTSGAAQATAVPAWQLLVGGFFVGYGARLGNGCTSGHGICGLGSLQLPSLYAVLTFMATAFLTANLAARWLA; translated from the coding sequence ATGACATTTTCCCTTTCCCTGTTTCCCTTGGGCTGGCAGCACTACCTGCTCGGTGGCCTCTTGATTGGTGCGGGCACCGGTTTGCTGTTTGTGCTGACCGGACGTATTGGCGGCATGAGCACGGTGTTTTCCAGCAGCTGGTCTTATGTGGTGCAACGGCCTTTTTTCCAGCAGGCACGCTTCACCGATTCACGCGGCTGGCGGCTGGTGTATGCCAGTGGGCTCATTCTGGGTGCGCTGGTGTGGCGGTTGGGTTTTACCAGTGGCGCTGCACAAGCCACCGCCGTGCCAGCGTGGCAATTGTTGGTCGGCGGCTTTTTTGTCGGTTATGGTGCACGCTTGGGCAACGGCTGCACATCCGGCCACGGAATTTGTGGACTGGGATCGTTGCAACTGCCCTCGCTCTATGCGGTGCTGACCTTCATGGCCACGGCCTTTTTGACGGCCAATCTCGCGGCAAGGTGGCTGGCATGA
- a CDS encoding RcnB family protein, which translates to MKSTTLALAMLASLSFGSVALAQGHDRHGSNDEWPQNQQHMPYQTNQRDFQRGGDWGHQRANHRHDQHSDRYDSQFDQRNERWNDRRAEYNARSPEFRRGGYIPHEYRNPSYVVTDYRAHRLPPPPRHQEWVQVGSDYVLIAIATGIIASIVLSH; encoded by the coding sequence ATGAAATCCACCACCTTGGCATTAGCCATGCTTGCCAGCCTCAGCTTTGGCAGCGTGGCATTGGCACAGGGCCATGACCGTCACGGATCGAACGATGAGTGGCCCCAAAACCAACAGCACATGCCCTACCAGACAAACCAACGTGATTTTCAACGTGGTGGTGACTGGGGTCATCAGCGCGCAAACCATCGACATGATCAGCATTCAGATCGTTATGACTCACAGTTTGACCAACGCAACGAACGCTGGAATGACCGCCGTGCCGAGTACAACGCCCGCAGCCCTGAGTTCAGGCGCGGTGGCTATATTCCACACGAGTACCGTAACCCCAGCTATGTGGTGACAGACTACCGCGCCCACCGCCTGCCACCACCTCCACGCCACCAGGAATGGGTACAAGTCGGTTCTGACTATGTACTGATCGCCATTGCCACCGGCATCATTGCCAGTATCGTGCTAAGCCATTGA
- a CDS encoding 3'-5' exonuclease, which translates to MRTLHATPDKDAIALLAPFERLGLEHITLVSTQAQACAAFDSLTKAPAWGFDTESKPTFKVGELSDGPHILQLATPEQAWVFQLHDLDCRAVAAQLLAMPGIVKAGFGLGDDRKRIIHKLGVVPVGILELNTVFRERGYRKDMGVKGAVAVLFNQRFIKSKKAATSNWANAYLTESQLVYAANDAYAAIRVYVALGLVDSATTTV; encoded by the coding sequence ATGCGAACACTTCATGCCACCCCTGACAAAGATGCCATTGCCCTGCTTGCGCCTTTTGAGCGATTAGGGCTGGAGCACATCACGCTGGTGAGCACGCAGGCTCAGGCGTGTGCGGCCTTTGACAGCCTGACCAAGGCTCCCGCCTGGGGCTTTGACACCGAGTCCAAGCCGACCTTCAAGGTGGGCGAGTTGTCCGATGGCCCGCACATCCTGCAACTGGCCACACCCGAACAAGCTTGGGTTTTTCAGCTGCATGACCTGGATTGCCGCGCTGTGGCCGCTCAGTTGCTGGCCATGCCGGGCATTGTCAAAGCCGGGTTTGGTTTGGGTGATGATCGCAAACGCATCATCCATAAACTGGGGGTGGTGCCGGTGGGTATTCTTGAACTCAACACCGTTTTTAGGGAGCGCGGTTATCGCAAAGACATGGGCGTGAAAGGCGCAGTGGCGGTGCTCTTTAATCAGCGCTTCATCAAAAGCAAAAAAGCTGCCACCAGTAACTGGGCCAACGCGTACCTGACTGAGTCGCAACTGGTCTATGCCGCCAATGATGCTTACGCGGCCATCAGGGTGTATGTGGCGCTAGGGCTTGTCGACAGTGCCACTACCACAGTCTGA
- a CDS encoding carboxymuconolactone decarboxylase family protein: MSRIAPLEFNTASAPYLSILQGIEAAHGTATNMKRTLAHSPVSLHALLQWYPLRDEVKAFLGERGITLFCHAISTGNACVLCSTYFRRELMDAGEDPAKLIITEPLAAVVDYGAALADDPNGVDDVLWGRLRAAFDDTQLVALTAFGTLMIATNVFNNALRIDLDESLQGYSAGEAAHG; encoded by the coding sequence ATGTCTCGCATCGCCCCACTTGAATTCAACACCGCCTCGGCACCGTACCTCTCCATTTTGCAGGGTATTGAAGCTGCCCATGGCACCGCCACCAACATGAAGCGCACGCTGGCGCATTCCCCGGTGTCTTTACATGCCTTGCTCCAGTGGTATCCATTGCGTGATGAGGTCAAGGCTTTTCTGGGTGAACGCGGTATCACCCTGTTTTGCCATGCCATCTCCACCGGTAACGCCTGTGTGTTGTGTTCCACCTACTTCCGCCGCGAGCTCATGGATGCGGGGGAAGACCCTGCCAAGCTGATCATTACCGAGCCGCTGGCAGCGGTGGTGGACTATGGCGCAGCACTGGCCGATGATCCCAATGGCGTGGACGATGTGCTGTGGGGGCGACTCAGGGCCGCATTTGATGACACCCAGTTGGTGGCACTCACCGCCTTCGGCACGTTGATGATCGCCACCAACGTGTTCAACAATGCGCTGCGTATTGACCTGGATGAGAGTCTTCAAGGCTACAGCGCCGGGGAGGCAGCCCATGGCTGA
- a CDS encoding ABC transporter permease: MYRVNEALADTGPQSVRSWPTTLRLVWLTGLFAGLAWLLAAAATLAWPDLYEWESTRELALVELVVGAALVTLALFGNRLNAPGSRLRYWGPWLVVLGIFLALWEVAVAKFGWLPRPFFAPPQGIVDVYLDDWERLGTCVLHTLRLWGTGYFLGITLGAIAGTAIGWSTRAAYWLQPLLKVIGPVPANAWLPIVFFVFPTTFSGSVFLIALACGIPVTILTWSGVASVDKALYDVARTHGADRRFLVRHVAIPAALPHVFVGLFMGLYNSFAVLVVAELLGVKAGLGWYLQWATGWAAYGNVHAALLIMALLCSGLVTLLFAFRDRLLSWQKGLVRW, from the coding sequence ATGTACCGCGTGAATGAAGCTCTGGCTGACACTGGCCCACAGTCTGTTCGCTCATGGCCCACCACGTTGCGCCTGGTTTGGCTGACGGGTTTGTTCGCTGGTTTGGCTTGGTTGCTGGCGGCTGCAGCCACGTTGGCATGGCCAGACTTGTACGAGTGGGAAAGCACACGTGAACTTGCACTGGTCGAGCTTGTTGTCGGCGCTGCACTGGTCACGCTGGCCCTATTCGGCAATCGCTTGAACGCACCAGGGTCCAGGTTGCGCTACTGGGGCCCCTGGCTGGTGGTGCTGGGGATTTTCTTGGCCTTGTGGGAAGTGGCTGTGGCGAAGTTCGGCTGGTTGCCACGTCCATTTTTTGCACCACCACAAGGCATTGTGGATGTTTACCTGGATGACTGGGAGCGTTTGGGCACCTGCGTGTTGCATACCTTGCGTTTATGGGGCACAGGTTACTTTTTGGGCATCACGCTGGGAGCTATTGCGGGTACGGCCATTGGGTGGTCGACGCGAGCCGCGTACTGGTTGCAGCCCCTCCTGAAAGTGATCGGGCCGGTTCCTGCCAATGCCTGGCTGCCCATCGTGTTTTTTGTGTTTCCCACCACTTTCAGCGGCAGTGTGTTTCTGATTGCATTGGCTTGCGGCATTCCGGTCACCATCCTGACCTGGTCCGGGGTGGCCTCGGTGGACAAGGCGCTGTATGACGTGGCGCGCACCCATGGTGCTGACAGGCGTTTTCTGGTGCGGCACGTGGCTATTCCAGCTGCTTTGCCGCATGTGTTTGTGGGGCTGTTCATGGGGTTGTATAACTCGTTTGCTGTGTTGGTGGTGGCCGAGTTGCTGGGTGTGAAGGCTGGCCTGGGTTGGTATTTGCAATGGGCTACCGGCTGGGCAGCTTATGGCAATGTCCATGCGGCCTTGCTGATCATGGCACTGCTGTGTTCGGGTCTGGTGACCTTGCTGTTTGCTTTTCGTGACCGCTTGTTGTCATGGCAAAAGGGGTTGGTCAGATGGTGA
- a CDS encoding leucine-rich repeat-containing protein kinase family protein, which translates to MHTLEQLRSGTLNGTRRLNLSCGLRSLPPEVFDLADTLEVLNLSSNQLHSLPHDLPRLHQLKVIFCSDNPFTHLPEVLGDCPALQVVGFKACQIHSVPGAALPPALRWLILTDNAVATLPPELGQRPALQKLMLAGNQLCDLPASLAQAHGLELIRLAANQLGQLPGWLTELPHLSWLALAGNPLGWSRPLPRPLRQMDWSQLRLDHKLGEGASGHIYRVMQDGHEPALALKLFKGALTSDGLPEHELAACLAAGRHVALCTPQAELTGHPQDQRGLLLPLIDPTYINLAGPPSLDSCTRDVYPADLSLACSTVLQLAQTIAGAVAHLHQQAVMHGDLYAHNILWNPVNGDALLSDFGAATLLPTNDAQQNKALLALEVRAFGCLLQELLERCPAQDAATRGMGAMARLAQSCLQAQPMARPTMAEVVVQLTAIA; encoded by the coding sequence ATGCACACCCTTGAACAATTGCGCAGTGGCACACTGAATGGCACGCGCCGCCTGAACCTGTCTTGCGGGCTGCGCAGCCTGCCGCCAGAAGTGTTTGACCTGGCGGATACGCTGGAGGTGCTCAACCTTTCAAGCAACCAATTACACAGCTTACCGCATGACTTGCCGCGCCTGCATCAGCTCAAGGTTATCTTTTGCTCAGACAACCCGTTTACCCATTTGCCAGAGGTTCTGGGGGACTGTCCTGCGCTGCAAGTAGTGGGTTTCAAGGCTTGCCAAATCCACAGCGTGCCCGGCGCAGCCTTGCCACCGGCATTACGCTGGCTGATCCTGACCGACAACGCGGTGGCCACTTTGCCCCCCGAGCTGGGCCAGCGCCCAGCCTTGCAAAAGCTTATGCTGGCCGGCAACCAGTTGTGCGACTTGCCAGCGAGTCTGGCCCAGGCGCATGGCCTGGAACTGATTCGCCTGGCGGCCAACCAGCTGGGTCAACTGCCTGGCTGGTTGACCGAGTTGCCGCATTTGAGCTGGCTGGCGCTGGCGGGTAATCCGTTGGGCTGGTCTCGCCCATTGCCCAGGCCTTTGCGGCAAATGGATTGGTCGCAGCTTCGGCTTGACCACAAGTTGGGTGAGGGGGCGAGTGGGCATATTTACCGGGTGATGCAAGACGGCCATGAGCCAGCGCTTGCGCTCAAATTATTCAAAGGTGCACTCACCAGCGACGGTTTGCCAGAGCATGAGCTGGCGGCCTGCCTGGCTGCAGGCCGACACGTTGCCCTGTGTACGCCACAGGCGGAACTGACTGGCCACCCGCAGGATCAGCGTGGCCTGCTGCTGCCTTTGATTGACCCCACCTATATCAATCTGGCAGGGCCGCCCAGCCTGGACAGTTGCACGCGCGATGTGTACCCCGCTGACCTGAGTCTGGCTTGCTCCACTGTGCTGCAACTGGCCCAGACCATTGCCGGGGCGGTGGCGCATTTGCACCAACAGGCGGTGATGCACGGGGACCTGTATGCCCACAACATCCTCTGGAACCCGGTCAATGGGGATGCGTTACTGAGTGACTTTGGCGCAGCCACCCTGTTGCCCACCAATGATGCGCAACAAAACAAGGCTTTGCTGGCGTTGGAGGTGCGGGCCTTTGGCTGCTTGCTGCAGGAGTTGCTGGAGCGCTGCCCGGCGCAAGATGCCGCAACCCGCGGAATGGGTGCCATGGCCCGACTGGCCCAATCCTGTCTTCAAGCCCAGCCCATGGCCCGCCCCACCATGGCCGAGGTGGTGGTTCAACTGACGGCCATCGCCTGA
- a CDS encoding HugZ family protein, with protein sequence MHEPRLTRALRAMLNTQRVASLGTLNVDGAPFVSMVPYAIEPVAACLVIHVSLLAPHTRNLLTNPAVSMMVMQPEAAGEPVHALPRVSMDGTATRLQPESPSWLAARRVYLERFPEAEPMTHLGDFSFVAFFPKAARQVAGFGTARPLEEEDLTSLLRPLPEL encoded by the coding sequence ATGCACGAACCCCGTTTGACCCGCGCTTTGCGGGCCATGCTCAACACCCAGCGGGTGGCCAGCCTGGGCACACTCAACGTCGATGGTGCGCCATTTGTCTCCATGGTGCCATATGCCATTGAGCCGGTTGCCGCTTGCCTGGTGATTCATGTGAGTTTGCTGGCACCCCACACACGCAACCTACTGACCAACCCAGCCGTCTCCATGATGGTGATGCAACCCGAAGCAGCTGGCGAGCCGGTACATGCCTTGCCCCGGGTCTCCATGGATGGTACGGCTACACGGCTGCAGCCCGAAAGCCCAAGCTGGCTGGCGGCCCGCCGGGTGTATCTGGAACGCTTTCCAGAGGCGGAACCCATGACGCACCTGGGTGACTTCAGCTTTGTCGCATTTTTTCCCAAAGCAGCTCGCCAGGTAGCGGGTTTTGGTACCGCACGACCACTGGAGGAAGAAGATCTGACCAGCTTGTTGCGGCCACTGCCCGAGCTGTAA
- a CDS encoding ABC transporter ATP-binding protein: protein MAKGVGQMVNKSTPGHSVSIRDVSHHFDLAAQRVTVLEHFSLAIAAGEFVAILGPSGCGKSTLLRLVAGLEAPQAGSIVVNGKSVTGPDPSRILMFQDPTLFPWRTVRQNVALGPQARGVLEQSQDRIDQALALVGLDNFANALPHQLSGGMAQRVALARALVNNPQLLLLDEPLGKLDSLTRLKMQGELESLWRSTGFTALLVTHDVEEALLLASRVLVLSDQPARVLAEVQVDRPYPRSRDDAHIIALRQQLLEVLHIGALTGSSEPACDDEVLAA from the coding sequence ATGGCAAAAGGGGTTGGTCAGATGGTGAATAAGAGCACTCCTGGGCACAGCGTGTCCATTCGCGATGTCAGCCATCACTTTGATCTGGCAGCCCAGCGCGTCACGGTGTTGGAGCATTTTTCTCTGGCTATTGCAGCGGGGGAATTTGTGGCCATTTTGGGGCCCTCGGGTTGTGGCAAGTCCACCTTGCTCCGACTGGTGGCCGGGCTTGAGGCACCGCAGGCCGGCAGCATTGTGGTGAATGGCAAGTCGGTGACAGGGCCCGACCCGTCACGCATCCTGATGTTTCAAGACCCTACTTTGTTCCCGTGGCGCACGGTGCGCCAGAACGTCGCGCTGGGGCCACAGGCGCGTGGTGTACTGGAGCAGAGTCAGGACCGTATTGACCAAGCCTTGGCCCTGGTGGGTTTGGACAATTTCGCCAATGCTTTACCGCATCAACTCTCGGGTGGCATGGCGCAACGGGTGGCGCTGGCACGTGCCTTGGTCAACAACCCCCAATTGCTTCTGCTGGACGAACCTTTGGGCAAACTCGATTCGTTAACCCGTCTCAAAATGCAGGGTGAATTGGAATCACTGTGGCGCAGCACCGGCTTTACGGCGCTGTTGGTGACACATGATGTGGAAGAAGCGCTGCTGCTGGCCTCTCGTGTACTGGTGTTGTCAGACCAGCCCGCACGCGTGCTGGCCGAAGTACAGGTAGACCGGCCTTATCCCCGCAGCCGTGACGATGCCCACATCATTGCGCTACGTCAACAGTTGCTTGAGGTGCTGCACATTGGTGCGTTAACCGGGTCGAGTGAACCTGCGTGTGATGACGAGGTGCTGGCCGCATGA
- a CDS encoding DUF6691 family protein, translating to MSASRINLASGLATLASGALFGFGLSVSTMIQPEVVLGFLQFKDFGLMLVMGGAVLVVMFNYKLAPRLLKHPLLDKHFHTHPSVWNRNTLVGAALFGLGWGLCGVCPGPAIASLGAGNWSLLWALAGIALGALMQGLRAR from the coding sequence ATGAGCGCGTCACGCATCAACCTGGCCAGCGGATTGGCCACGCTGGCATCTGGTGCCCTGTTTGGCTTTGGGCTGTCGGTATCGACCATGATCCAGCCCGAGGTGGTGCTGGGCTTTTTGCAGTTCAAGGACTTCGGCCTGATGCTGGTGATGGGCGGCGCAGTGCTGGTGGTGATGTTCAACTACAAGCTGGCCCCGCGCCTGCTCAAACACCCGCTGCTAGACAAGCATTTTCATACCCATCCCAGTGTCTGGAACCGCAACACGCTGGTGGGTGCTGCGCTGTTTGGCTTGGGTTGGGGGCTGTGTGGGGTGTGTCCCGGCCCGGCCATTGCGAGCCTGGGTGCTGGCAACTGGAGCCTGCTGTGGGCGCTGGCAGGCATTGCACTGGGTGCACTGATGCAAGGCCTGCGCGCCAGATAA
- a CDS encoding mycofactocin-coupled SDR family oxidoreductase — translation MAEFSGKVAFITGAAHGQGRAVALALAAEGARIVAFDIARTLDYPGYALGQSDELDSLVQEVHELGSEALAFVGDVRVDADITRAVHETVAAFGRIDILFNNAGIAAYGLAHELTEEAWDAVLDINLKGAWLVSRRVIPHLIAQRSGVIINNSSVAGLRAFAKLSHYTASKWGLTGLTKALALELAPHGIRVNSIHPTGVNTGMNDGLAFLEGATPTEIAERSAGNLLPVPWIEPEDVSAAVLYLASERGRYITGTQFVIDAGLLTR, via the coding sequence ATGGCTGAGTTCTCCGGCAAAGTGGCGTTTATCACCGGTGCTGCCCATGGTCAGGGCCGGGCTGTCGCCTTGGCACTGGCGGCAGAGGGGGCACGCATTGTGGCTTTTGACATTGCCCGCACGCTGGACTACCCAGGCTACGCCCTGGGCCAATCTGATGAGCTCGACAGCCTGGTGCAAGAGGTACACGAACTGGGCAGCGAGGCCCTGGCCTTTGTGGGTGACGTGCGGGTGGACGCAGACATCACCCGTGCGGTCCATGAGACAGTCGCCGCCTTTGGTCGTATCGACATTCTGTTCAACAACGCGGGCATTGCGGCTTACGGCCTGGCACACGAGCTGACCGAAGAGGCCTGGGATGCCGTGCTGGACATCAACCTCAAGGGGGCCTGGCTGGTGTCGCGCCGGGTCATCCCACACCTGATCGCGCAGCGCTCAGGTGTCATCATCAACAACTCATCGGTGGCGGGTCTGCGTGCTTTTGCCAAGCTGTCGCACTACACCGCCTCCAAATGGGGACTGACCGGGTTGACCAAGGCCTTGGCGCTGGAGCTGGCTCCACACGGCATTCGTGTCAACTCCATTCACCCTACGGGCGTGAACACCGGCATGAATGATGGTCTGGCCTTTCTGGAAGGTGCCACGCCCACTGAAATTGCCGAACGCTCGGCCGGCAACCTGTTGCCAGTGCCGTGGATAGAACCTGAAGATGTGAGCGCGGCGGTGCTGTATCTGGCCTCGGAACGTGGGCGCTACATCACCGGCACGCAATTTGTCATCGACGCGGGTTTGCTAACCCGCTAA
- a CDS encoding CysB family HTH-type transcriptional regulator, translating into MNFQQLKSVRETVRSGFNLTEVAAILHTSQPGVSRQIRELEEELGVDIFVRLGKRLTGLTAPGSALLPVVERLLHDADNLKRAGLDFSSRTDGPLSVAATHSQARYALPHVVRDFREKFPQVTLHLHQGSPKQIAEMLISGEADIGVATEALANYPQLVTLPCYRWTHSIVVPPDHPLLTHTEPITLQQLAQYPLITYNMGFTGRSHIDRAFEQAGLHPEIALTAMDADVIKTYVELGMGVGIVASIAVDAERDTALRLIDARHLFEINLTRLAIRRGTWLRAYAYGFIETFVPTLNRAAVEQAVSAATLEIS; encoded by the coding sequence TTGAATTTTCAGCAACTCAAATCAGTCCGGGAGACGGTGCGCAGCGGTTTTAACCTCACGGAGGTGGCGGCCATTCTTCACACCTCACAACCGGGGGTAAGTCGGCAGATTCGTGAACTTGAAGAAGAGCTTGGGGTGGACATTTTTGTCCGCCTTGGCAAGCGGCTGACAGGGCTAACGGCCCCTGGCAGTGCCCTGTTGCCCGTGGTGGAACGCCTGTTGCATGATGCAGACAACCTGAAGCGAGCAGGGCTGGATTTCAGTTCACGTACGGATGGCCCGCTGTCGGTGGCGGCGACCCATTCCCAAGCGCGCTACGCCTTGCCGCATGTCGTGCGCGATTTTCGGGAGAAGTTTCCGCAAGTCACGCTGCATCTGCATCAGGGTTCCCCCAAACAAATTGCCGAGATGCTGATCTCTGGCGAAGCCGATATTGGCGTTGCCACCGAGGCACTGGCCAATTACCCGCAATTGGTCACTTTGCCTTGCTACCGCTGGACGCACAGCATTGTGGTGCCACCAGACCACCCACTGCTGACGCATACCGAGCCGATCACGTTGCAGCAACTGGCACAGTACCCCTTGATTACCTACAACATGGGTTTTACAGGTCGCTCCCATATTGACCGTGCCTTTGAACAAGCCGGTTTGCACCCCGAAATTGCCCTCACCGCCATGGATGCCGACGTGATCAAAACTTATGTGGAGTTGGGCATGGGGGTGGGCATTGTGGCTTCCATTGCGGTGGATGCTGAACGCGACACCGCGCTACGGCTGATTGATGCCCGTCATTTGTTTGAGATCAACCTGACCCGGCTGGCCATTCGCCGTGGAACCTGGTTGCGTGCCTATGCCTACGGTTTTATAGAAACCTTTGTGCCCACCTTGAACCGGGCTGCAGTCGAACAAGCCGTAAGTGCTGCCACTCTGGAAATTTCATAA